Proteins from a single region of Eremothecium gossypii ATCC 10895 chromosome VI, complete sequence:
- the SKG3 gene encoding Skg3p (Syntenic homolog of Saccharomyces cerevisiae YNL278W (CAF120) and YLR187W (SKG3)): protein MKRIFSPGGGVNKTGGRVHEHSASRGESPNDRSRSSSFTRFFGQSRETSSLKMKGSVPSGPSEGTPDVDSMRDISPELVPIITLLSAQMHRRYHEGTFLVLSDLKSDGTAGDRVWREVYGVLIGTQLALWDSSLVAGGVRDAAVLRTKAKPQYINFADSVFRPLGPQDTVTTESSRKLTNTLAVSTTLKNRYFLQFTDVQTMNHWHAAFRLAAFEFTALQEAYTGALLSTRGALLSDIRVILADTKFDYEEWVNVRFGAGMRWKRCYAVITQPSKKKNASKHGEIAFYETDKKIKKKAIAMATVTAATAVYALYPSSPMLVDSSALIKLEGTISLSSKGATNDTDVFILPEKHSAVPGYDTIIRFLVPAMNAFRLYGRPKTLSASKDDTNSLLFSLPALPHVHYLLVEDLLPLVNSASGSWTTQEWRRQIKALLQRRVAAGYQGCGSSSGLSGALSSPALGPLSPTSLSSPHFAPSIAFSPTESNYTFMSSHSRITSLHDNIQRPILNTVASTSDNTLHPNNMLSPAGLAPDALARPSLSKDNSSARDTPGNRLEDPSSSSASHTTQRYSPSSQGTVNRPATQQGTVSSGSPPKSVPYPEEQEPPLGAIPHRTPTPTKESMPEPPSTATNSYDSFARYVDASSGSIKEVGDPKAEYNPRDLYKSRADLVQIYDNYAASPFGRLHNSPGRDSSFMAPPPHAARGSPQSRDSFGAYDEYKGSTQSKQFDISNLRNSSSTHNSNNADGEATARSSSGSLFRGSSVAPLGEDDILDDFYNLSKAISKVGDSEANRKADPTTSGSRPPYDDTPVNVFDPDYVEQQNFILQDHEYVREGTKISEQRPPLGKHAVSYTGPTASQESLYKNDSLSNTVATKWELIPNPGTFQPINEKPPLPKAPGIQNLHDRLQKPEGADAPRRTSLHGNHLISPANRHQSRGPNTSRPHPPAAVQTQKEMPPKLPNLPPHGEYSQLPHNKLMPQTSMSNMPPQAMPIHRPPQQHGISNPYSKQGMPNPYSQTSQRLPAEQQGYMAPNNAPVSGQTGRHMPHSQQRPSQIPTLAPLPKPHPQLHNPVPAGNSYLSHMGAAGLAQQQPAYGRP, encoded by the coding sequence ATGAAGAGAATATTCAGTCCAGGCGGTGGAGTGAATAAAACGGGAGGCCGCGTCCATGAGCATTCCGCGTCCCGTGGGGAGTCTCCCAACGACAGGTCGCGGTCGTCTTCGTTTACGAGGTTCTTCGGGCAATCGCGAGAGACGTCGAGCTTGAAGATGAAAGGATCTGTGCCGAGCGGGCCATCCGAGGGCACGCCGGACGTGGACAGCATGCGCGACATATCGCCGGAACTCGTGCCGATCATTACCCTTCTATCGGCGCAGATGCACCGGCGTTACCACGAGGGCACGTTTCTTGTGCTCAGTGACCTAAAGAGCGACGGCACGGCCGGGGACCGAGTCTGGCGCGAAGTATACGGGGTGCTTATCGGGACGCAGCTTGCGTTGTGGGACTCGAGCCTGGTGGCAGGCGGCGTGCGCGACGCGGCGGTGCTGCGCACCAAGGCGAAGCCCCAGTATATCAACTTCGCGGACTCGGTGTTCCGGCCGCTCGGCCCCCAGGACACCGTGACGACCGAGAGCAGCCGCAAGCTGACGAACACACTCGCGGTGTCAACGACCCTGAAAAACCGGTACTTCTTGCAGTTTACCGACGTACAAACCATGAATCATTGGCATGCCGCATTCCGGTTGGCTGCATTTGAGTTCACGGCGCTCCAGGAGGCATACACGGGTGCCTTGCTTTCCACCCGGGGTGCTCTCTTGAGCGACATCCGTGTCATATTAGCAGACACTAAATTCGACTACGAAGAGTGGGTCAATGTGCGCTTCGGCGCGGGCATGCGCTGGAAGCGCTGCTATGCGGTTATCACGCAGCCCTCCAAAAAGAAGAATGCCTCGAAACACGGTGAAATCGCGTTCTATGAGACGGACAAGAAGATCAAAAAGAAGGCGATTGCTATGGCGACGGTGACTGCTGCTACCGCCGTCTACGCTCTATATCCTTCCTCTCCGATGTTGGTTGACAGCTCCGCGTTGATCAAGCTAGAAGGCACCATTTCTCTCAGTAGCAAAGGTGCTACTAATGATACTGATGTTTTCATATTACCAGAAAAACATTCTGCTGTTCCGGGCTACGACACAATCATTCGTTTCCTCGTACCCGCCATGAATGCCTTCAGGCTTTATGGCAGGCCGAAAACACTATCGGCGAGCAAGGATGACACAAACTCACTCCTGTTTAGTCTACCAGCGCTTCCACATGTGCACTACTTGCTGGTCGAGGATTTGCTTCCATTAGTGAATTCAGCCTCTGGCTCATGGACGACGCAGGAGTGGCGGAGACAAATCAAGGCTCTATTACAACGGAGGGTAGCGGCTGGCTATCAGGGATGTGGTTCAAGCTCCGGTCTATCCGGCGCTCTGTCCTCCCCTGCTCTGGGTCCATTGAGTCCTACTTCTTTGTCATCGCCGCATTTTGCTCCGTCCATTGCGTTTTCGCCTACTGAGTCCAACTACACTTTTATGTCAAGTCACTCAAGAATAACTTCACTACATGATAATATCCAGAGACCCATATTGAATACCGTGGCCAGCACATCCGATAATACACTGCACCCAAACAATATGCTATCTCCCGCAGGTCTTGCCCCTGATGCATTAGCTAGGCCATCATTGTCCAAGGACAATAGTTCTGCTCGCGATACTCCTGGCAATCGCCTTGAAGACCCTTCTAGCTCTTCGGCCTCACACACGACTCAAAGGTATTCTCCGTCATCTCAGGGCACTGTCAATCGCCCAGCAACACAGCAGGGCACAGTGTCGTCAGGAAGCCCACCGAAATCAGTACCTTATCCAGAAGAACAAGAACCTCCTTTGGGAGCCATTCCGCACAGGACTCCCACTCCTACGAAGGAATCGATGCCTGAACCTCCCAGCACAGCTACCAATAGTTACGACTCCTTTGCTCGTTACGTAGATGCTTCTTCGGGGTCCATTAAAGAAGTTGGCGACCCCAAGGCAGAATACAACCCCAGGGACCTGTACAAGTCGCGTGCAGATCTGGTTCAAATTTATGACAACTACGCTGCATCACCATTTGGGCGGTTACACAACTCTCCTGGCAGGGATTCATCTTTTATggctcctcctcctcatGCAGCGCGAGGCTCTCCGCAAAGCAGAGATTCTTTTGGAGCATATGATGAATATAAAGGTTCCACACAATCGAAACAGTTTGATATATCTAATCTGCGCAACTCGAGCAGTACACACAATAGCAATAATGCTGACGGCGAGGCTACTGCAAGAAGTTCTAGTGGATCACTGTTCAGGGGCTCGAGCGTTGCTCCTCTCGGCGAAGACGATATTTTGGACGACTTCTACAACTTATCAAAAGCTATCTCGAAGGTTGGAGACTCGGAAGCCAACAGAAAGGCTGATCCCACAACCTCCGGCAGCCGGCCGCCATATGATGACACACCTGTGAATGTTTTTGACCCTGACTATGTCGAGCAACAAAACTTTATTCTCCAGGACCACGAATACGTTCGAGAAGGAACTAAAATTTCTGAACAAAGGCCTCCACTTGGTAAACACGCGGTTTCATACACCGGGCCAACTGCTTCACAAGAATCGCTCTACAAGAATGATAGTCTCAGCAATACTGTTGCAACCAAGTGGGAGCTGATCCCGAATCCCGGAACCTTCCAGCCAATAAACGAGAAACCGCCATTGCCCAAGGCTCCGGGGATACAGAACCTACATGATAGGCTACAAAAACCAGAAGGTGCAGATGCTCCCCGGCGGACTTCGCTCCATGGTAACCACCTAATCTCTCCCGCCAACCGACACCAAAGTCGAGGCCCTAATACTAGTAGGCCACACccaccagcagcagtcCAGACACAGAAAGAAATGCCACCAAAATTGCCCAACTTACCGCCGCATGGGGAATACTCCCAGCTTCCTCATAATAAACTCATGCCACAGACTTCCATGAGTAATATGCCGCCTCAGGCAATGCCGATTCATAGACCCCCTCAGCAGCACGGTATATCCAATCCGTACAGCAAGCAGGGCATGCCCAACCCTTATAGCCAGACCTCGCAGAGACTGCCCGCCGAACAGCAGGGGTATATGGCGCCCAACAACGCCCCTGTAAGTGGGCAAACAGGCAGACACATGCCGCACTCACAGCAGCGCCCTTCGCAGATACCCACATTAGCGCCATTGCCAAAACCGCACCCACAGCTACACAACCCCGTGCCCGCTGGGAACAGCTATCTTTCCCATATGGGCGCTGCGGGATTGGCGCAGCAACAACCTGCGTACGGCCGCCCTTGA
- the PRM1 gene encoding pheromone-regulated protein PRM1 (Syntenic homolog of Saccharomyces cerevisiae YNL279W (PRM1)) — translation MYATQPYLELRERLSQIWINRYTLLLMLCMVKILLFTSSLRFSLNNSKVHVLEECSNIEHYYNILRNGTPHYMGKMGNYLVAHALEATVESLLALLTSLATVVEVVAHFMIELWLGTYACLLFSAAHGAVEVATNVTEKVIGVANKTLIAAANELDNGLDGLSKVLNKIIETGTKVSHLFKDDDEEHASPEGQFKKINLTIASLRTVKIPESVNDKLRSLAEKTPDFEDVKNKTKGLVSIPFQTLKNEINGINATSMLKNRKLMSVPPIDMGDAADGVCSANRDGIESVYRNLNSALIYSLVATAVSLAIVALLCLIPAAWHEYRQWERLSALRDHERTVDCKDPFADTHSSASASTASSTRCDVIQNYQGVFHRAPTLIGEWVARHTAHTQEGALRIQWLLAYVLSPRALVPLALGLAGVLVCGCQFLIIHALRIQLASTSTRDSLQRLETDTAGLVAHDLSRWADSTNAYINGTEASVNAGLLGWVTTATTALNTTVAALLADIDSTVDRAFADTPLHRPMVTVVSCVIGNKLRAIEAGLTWTHDHVRIALPRIHTARLRDAVAEPDLPTHPAYTAVLQSLSDRLRHSVDRVLHQCCAAVRIELYVSLALLGLWILQTPLGLAMLLFKSHCRRRNLRRRVP, via the coding sequence ATGTACGCCACACAGCCGTATCTTGAGCTGCGCGAGAGATTATCCCAAATATGGATAAATCGTTATACACTGCTACTTATGCTATGCATGGTAAAGATCTTGCTCTTTACAAGCTCTCTGCGATTTTCACTGAATAACTCAAAAGTTCATGTGCTAGAGGAGTGCTCCAACATCGAACATTATTATAATATACTTAGAAATGGCACCCCGCACTATATGGGCAAAATGGGGAATTATCTGGTGGCGCACGCCTTGGAAGCCACGGTTGAATCTCTTCTAGCTCTACTGACAAGTCTGGCGACGGTAGTCGAAGTGGTGGCGCATTTCATGATCGAATTATGGCTAGGCACATACGCATGCCTGCTGTTTAGCGCTGCACATGGCGCCGTGGAAGTGGCGACAAATGTGACTGAAAAGGTAATTGGTGTGGCCAACAAAACGCTTATTGCAGCAGCAAACGAGCTAGATAATGGCCTCGACGGACTTTCAAAAGTACTGAACAAGATAATCGAAACTGGCACAAAAGTCAGCCACCTTTTCAAGGATGACGACGAAGAGCATGCCAGCCCCGAAGGACAGTTCAAAAAAATCAACCTCACCATCGCCAGTCTACGAACAGTCAAGATCCCCGAGTCAGTAAACGACAAACTACGTTCGTTAGCGGAAAAGACACCGGATTTCGAGGACGTGAAGAACAAAACTAAGGGACTTGTCTCAATACCGTTTCAGACCCTCAAAAATGAGATAAACGGCATCAATGCCACGAGTATGCTCAAAAACCGCAAGCTTATGAGTGTGCCGCCGATTGACATGGGAGACGCAGCGGACGGGGTATGCTCTGCCAATAGAGACGGAATTGAGAGCGTGTATCGCAACCTGAACTCTGCCCTTATCTACTCGCTGGTTGCCACCGCCGTCTCCCTGGCCATTGTCGCACTGCTGTGTCTCATACCCGCCGCATGGCATGAATACAGGCAGTGGGAGCGCCTCTCAGCACTACGCGACCACGAAAGGACAGTTGATTGTAAGGACCCCTTTGCAGACACTCACAGCAGCGCAAGCGCCTCCACAGCCTCCTCCACCCGCTGCGACGTCATCCAAAATTACCAAGGTGTCTTCCATCGAGCACCCACCCTGATTGGCGAATGGGTGGCGCGGCACACTGCCCACACACAGGAGGGTGCCCTCAGGATCCAATGGCTCTTGGCATACGTCCTCTCACCTAGGGCGCTGGTCCCGCTGGCCCTCGGCCTCGCTGGCGTCCTGGTGTGCGGGTGCCAGTTCCTGATCATACACGCGCTGCGCATACAGTTGGCCAGCACCAGCACCCGCGACAGCCTCCAACGGCTAGAGACGGACACCGCAGGCCTTGTCGCCCACGACCTTTCCCGCTGGGCCGACAGCACCAATGCATACATAAACGGCACAGAGGCCTCCGTAAATGCCGGCCTCCTCGGCTGGGTTACCACAGCCACTACAGCCCTCAATACCACCGTCGCCGCCCTGCTCGCCGACATCGATTCCACCGTCGACCGCGCGTTCGCAGACACGCCACTTCACCGCCCCATGGTGACCGTTGTCTCCTGTGTAATCGGGAACAAGTTGCGCGCCATCGAGGCAGGCCTCACCTGGACCCACGACCACGTACGCATCGCCCTGCCGCGCATCCATACCGCCCGCCTTCGCGACGCTGTCGCAGAACCAGACCTTCCAACCCATCCCGCCTACACAGCCGTGCTCCAGTCCCTCAGTGACCGCTTACGTCATTCGGTTGACCGTGTGCTACATCAGTGCTGTGCCGCGGTCCGCATTGAACTCTACGTATCGCTTGCCCTGCTCGGCCTCTGGATTCTGCAGACACCTCTCGGCTTGGCAATGCTGCTATTCAAGTCGCACTGCCGTCGCAGGAACCTGCGCCGCAGAGTGCCTTGA